One genomic segment of Thermogemmatispora onikobensis includes these proteins:
- a CDS encoding PIG-L family deacetylase encodes MRREIARIVRLLKPEVVLTFGPKQRYQVHPDHRAVGLCTLDALAASRPPDLLLCQ; translated from the coding sequence ATGCGGCGCGAGATCGCCCGCATCGTGCGTCTCCTCAAGCCGGAGGTCGTCTTGACCTTTGGTCCCAAGCAGCGTTATCAGGTACATCCTGACCACCGTGCGGTCGGCCTTTGTACCCTGGATGCGCTGGCCGCCTCGCGTCCGCCAGATCTACTGCTTTGCCAGTGA
- a CDS encoding PIG-L deacetylase family protein yields the protein MTSFFPLVASVSWSSWPIPMMPGFSLCGGTIARLTARGCEVSYLPATRGQRGSNDPTMTPERLAVIREAEQRRAAEVLGVHQVGAFSRLCRLTTTPGSSQGLARSRIGPGFKAG from the coding sequence GTGACCTCCTTCTTCCCCCTGGTGGCCAGCGTATCCTGGTCGTCATGGCCCATCCCGATGATGCCGGGTTTCTCTCTCTGCGGTGGGACCATTGCCCGCCTGACTGCCCGGGGATGCGAGGTCAGCTATCTCCCGGCCACTCGTGGGCAGCGGGGCAGCAATGACCCAACCATGACGCCGGAGCGGCTGGCTGTGATTCGCGAGGCCGAGCAGCGGCGGGCGGCGGAAGTACTGGGGGTGCACCAGGTAGGTGCTTTTTCTCGACTATGTCGGTTAACAACGACCCCTGGCTCAAGCCAGGGGCTTGCCCGCAGCCGCATCGGCCCGGGCTTCAAGGCTGGTTGA
- the ispE gene encoding 4-(cytidine 5'-diphospho)-2-C-methyl-D-erythritol kinase, translating to MAMQWQWLQLGRSCTVRAYAKINLTLDVLGRRADGYHALATVMQTVDLYDTLSLTLREDGQVRLACTQPELRTEDNLALRAARLLREHTGEQRGVLIELQKRIPSAAGLGGGSSDAAAALLALTRLWQLQLTSEELMKLAASLGSDVPFFLYGGLALCEGRGELVTPLPPCWPAELRWLVLLKPAISVATAGVFGALTARDYSDGSHTQAVCAALQAQRMPDLSHLHNGLERGVLERYAEVAAGRAALLEAGAPFVRLSGSGPTLFTALANLEEAHRLWLRLHKQGYEVYLTQAVSPSSASLTLAAVAAR from the coding sequence ATGGCTATGCAATGGCAATGGTTACAACTGGGGAGAAGCTGCACGGTACGCGCCTACGCCAAGATCAATCTGACGCTTGATGTTCTCGGTCGGCGCGCCGATGGCTACCACGCGCTGGCGACGGTGATGCAGACGGTCGATCTCTACGACACGCTCTCTTTGACGCTGCGCGAGGATGGGCAGGTACGCCTGGCCTGCACCCAGCCTGAGCTGCGTACGGAGGACAATCTGGCACTCCGCGCAGCGAGGCTGCTCCGGGAACATACCGGCGAACAGCGCGGCGTGCTGATCGAGTTGCAGAAGCGCATTCCGAGCGCCGCCGGCCTGGGCGGAGGAAGCAGTGACGCCGCCGCGGCTCTCCTGGCTCTGACACGCCTGTGGCAGCTGCAACTGACTTCAGAGGAGCTGATGAAGCTGGCCGCCTCGCTCGGCTCGGATGTGCCTTTCTTTCTCTATGGAGGGTTGGCCCTCTGTGAGGGCCGGGGCGAGCTGGTGACCCCTTTGCCTCCTTGCTGGCCCGCCGAGCTGCGCTGGCTGGTGCTGCTGAAGCCAGCGATCAGTGTGGCAACTGCTGGGGTCTTTGGAGCTTTGACGGCGCGCGACTACAGCGATGGCTCGCATACGCAGGCGGTCTGCGCGGCTTTGCAGGCACAGCGGATGCCTGACCTGTCTCACCTTCACAATGGTCTTGAGCGCGGGGTCCTGGAGCGCTATGCCGAGGTGGCCGCCGGGCGGGCCGCGCTTCTGGAGGCCGGGGCTCCTTTCGTCCGCCTTTCGGGCAGCGGTCCAACGCTCTTTACGGCGCTGGCCAACCTCGAGGAGGCTCATCGTCTCTGGCTCCGTCTCCACAAGCAGGGCTACGAGGTCTATCTCACTCAGGCGGTCTCTCCTTCCTCAGCATCCCTGACGCTGGCTGCTGTGGCCGCTCGCTAA
- a CDS encoding zinc ribbon domain-containing protein has translation MSSIWDSLHRGLEKASKEAARMGRIRYLRSTIERLKRDFSQQESGLVARTRELYEMGQLHQSELMPFCEALASLQQQLSEVQKELQSLQSGSETTTRGQTDIITSYPVPEPGTLPAWTPPGSGGERESTASSHPLYSPEIGEEPAAQIAPPPPPPPGSMPFPPPLSSTAYPTISTPPVGSSPIYPTVPASPLAPVHQDKGGVTGPGEMAATPGQATALPLSGSLCPSCKASMPPGVRFCTRCGQALVMVAKPGPSSEPEPGLTQQPTIAIPPPVAPPATAIDPASINNQETVLQPPPGQPVQGGSPDAPTSASDPHEGRP, from the coding sequence ATGAGTAGCATCTGGGACTCACTCCACCGCGGCCTGGAGAAGGCTTCTAAAGAAGCCGCCCGCATGGGACGTATTCGCTATCTGCGGAGCACGATCGAGCGACTCAAGCGCGATTTCAGCCAGCAGGAAAGTGGTCTGGTGGCAAGGACTCGCGAGCTGTATGAGATGGGTCAGCTGCACCAGAGCGAGCTGATGCCTTTCTGTGAGGCCCTGGCTAGCCTACAACAGCAGTTGAGCGAGGTCCAAAAAGAGCTGCAGAGCTTGCAAAGCGGGTCTGAGACCACAACCCGAGGTCAAACGGACATTATTACAAGCTATCCTGTCCCGGAGCCGGGAACGTTGCCAGCCTGGACCCCTCCCGGCAGCGGTGGAGAGCGAGAGTCAACAGCAAGCAGCCATCCTCTTTACAGTCCTGAGATTGGAGAGGAGCCAGCAGCCCAGATCGCCCCTCCACCACCTCCTCCTCCTGGCAGCATGCCTTTTCCTCCCCCTCTTAGCAGTACTGCCTATCCTACTATCTCTACGCCTCCCGTCGGCAGCAGTCCAATCTACCCCACCGTTCCAGCATCTCCGCTTGCTCCCGTCCATCAGGACAAAGGCGGAGTCACTGGCCCTGGAGAGATGGCGGCAACGCCCGGGCAGGCTACTGCCTTGCCCCTGAGCGGCAGCCTTTGCCCTTCCTGTAAGGCCAGCATGCCGCCTGGGGTACGCTTTTGCACAAGGTGCGGGCAGGCCCTCGTCATGGTAGCGAAGCCAGGTCCTTCCTCCGAGCCAGAGCCTGGCCTGACTCAACAGCCAACGATCGCTATCCCTCCTCCAGTAGCTCCCCCGGCTACTGCCATTGATCCAGCGAGCATCAACAACCAGGAGACAGTACTGCAGCCTCCCCCAGGCCAACCGGTCCAGGGAGGTTCGCCTGACGCGCCTACCAGCGCAAGCGACCCACATGAGGGACGCCCCTGA
- the waaF gene encoding lipopolysaccharide heptosyltransferase II produces MPGAALRQHVVSLLCYMLRLPFACFNIVERRLRRRAWREPRRIVLIKPCCLGDLLMTTPLLEVLRAAYPQAQITYVASSWSKVVPEHHPAVDAVLDCGTVGIPGRYRFSAYLRFARLLRRQRFDLAFVLDRSPMLTLLPWLAGIPRRVGPDSLGRGFSLTDRVPAPAALSDLRHQAELYLDLARALGLPQRRPHMRFVPTSEERLRARALLARDASREAEPRLQVALLPGGGSNPGMTLTAKRWPVARYRDLVQRLVSELEARVLLVGGPEDRAVNEEVLAGLAAPPGRVLNLAGETSFGELAAIFEQCALFIGNDSSPMHLATAVGIPVIALFGPTSPQEYGPYPLDEPHHVALWQHPRGEPCFFLGRMRACPECTCMQALSVDTVWQAVRQLLPSPERGGIR; encoded by the coding sequence ATGCCTGGAGCTGCTCTGCGCCAGCATGTGGTGAGTTTGCTTTGCTACATGCTGCGCCTCCCTTTCGCCTGTTTCAATATTGTCGAGCGCCGGCTCCGGCGACGGGCCTGGCGTGAGCCGCGCCGAATTGTGCTGATTAAGCCCTGTTGTTTGGGCGATCTACTGATGACAACGCCGCTGCTCGAGGTGCTGCGGGCGGCTTATCCCCAGGCCCAGATTACGTATGTGGCCAGCAGCTGGTCGAAGGTGGTGCCGGAGCATCATCCCGCCGTGGATGCAGTCCTGGATTGCGGGACGGTCGGTATCCCTGGGCGCTACCGCTTCTCAGCGTATCTGCGCTTTGCTCGCCTTCTACGCAGACAGCGTTTTGATCTGGCCTTCGTTCTGGATCGATCTCCGATGCTGACCCTGCTCCCCTGGCTGGCGGGTATTCCCCGCCGTGTGGGGCCGGACAGCCTGGGACGCGGCTTCTCACTGACCGATCGTGTGCCTGCTCCGGCTGCCCTGTCCGACCTGCGTCATCAGGCTGAGCTGTATCTGGACCTGGCTCGTGCCCTCGGTTTGCCACAGAGACGGCCCCACATGCGCTTTGTGCCTACCAGTGAGGAGCGCCTGCGCGCTCGGGCCTTGCTCGCGCGTGACGCCAGTCGGGAGGCCGAGCCACGTCTGCAGGTCGCCCTCTTGCCCGGCGGCGGCTCTAATCCAGGGATGACTTTGACGGCCAAGCGCTGGCCAGTTGCGCGCTATCGCGACCTGGTGCAGCGCCTGGTGAGCGAGTTGGAGGCTCGCGTGTTGCTGGTTGGAGGTCCAGAGGATCGCGCCGTCAATGAGGAGGTGCTGGCCGGTCTGGCAGCCCCCCCAGGCCGCGTGCTCAATCTGGCAGGAGAGACCAGCTTTGGCGAACTGGCGGCCATTTTTGAGCAGTGCGCTCTCTTCATCGGTAACGATAGCAGCCCGATGCATCTGGCCACCGCTGTGGGCATCCCAGTGATTGCCCTTTTCGGTCCGACCAGTCCACAGGAGTATGGCCCCTATCCCCTGGATGAGCCGCACCACGTGGCTCTCTGGCAGCATCCGCGTGGAGAGCCTTGCTTTTTCTTGGGTCGCATGCGCGCCTGCCCGGAATGCACCTGCATGCAGGCGCTCAGCGTCGATACGGTCTGGCAGGCCGTGCGGCAACTGCTGCCCAGTCCTGAACGGGGGGGAATTCGATGA
- a CDS encoding glycosyltransferase family 9 protein: protein MMMRERLRGALLLLIYLCGLPGAWLAQRRARRPLSSAQAPRLLLLRPDHLGDLVLTTPALTALKERCPTAQVTLFVGPWSQAVVMGHPAAERVLTCAFPGFRRAAQGVLGPYWLLLRLAWQLRRERYDLAINLRPDFWWGAALIYLAGIPQRVGYALAPGRRFLTHALPFPEGEHSTCSSLRLVSTALELLGQAPLAEPFTPERYPLLFRPTAQEEERVAALLAEAGLTGEVPFAVIHPGSGAAVKLWRPAGWATCAVTLLRHYGLRLVLTGASHEQALLQEIATLVRQQLRAGETPPVLLSTLSVGELAAVLRRARLVLGVDSGPLHVAVSQGTPTVALYGPADPSIFGPWGNPRRHVVILASERCPTCPKLPCGRLDIPPQALSEHPCVRLIPEERLLAAIEQLLPARML from the coding sequence ATGATGATGCGAGAACGGCTACGTGGGGCGCTTCTGCTGCTGATCTATCTCTGTGGCCTGCCCGGGGCGTGGCTGGCACAGCGGCGCGCCCGACGTCCCCTCTCGTCTGCCCAGGCACCTCGCCTGCTGCTCCTACGCCCGGACCACCTGGGGGATCTGGTACTGACAACGCCAGCGCTGACAGCCCTCAAGGAGCGCTGCCCGACAGCCCAGGTGACGCTCTTTGTGGGACCCTGGTCACAGGCGGTTGTGATGGGTCATCCAGCAGCGGAGCGGGTCTTGACCTGCGCCTTCCCTGGCTTCCGGCGGGCGGCCCAGGGAGTCTTGGGACCCTACTGGCTGCTGCTGCGTCTGGCCTGGCAACTGCGGCGCGAGCGCTACGATCTGGCGATCAACCTGCGCCCTGATTTCTGGTGGGGTGCGGCCTTGATCTACCTGGCCGGTATCCCGCAGCGCGTCGGCTACGCGCTCGCCCCAGGCAGGCGTTTCCTGACGCACGCTTTGCCCTTCCCCGAAGGAGAGCATAGCACCTGCTCCAGTCTGCGTCTGGTAAGCACCGCGCTTGAATTGTTGGGTCAGGCCCCTCTCGCAGAGCCGTTTACCCCTGAACGTTACCCGCTTCTTTTCAGGCCAACGGCTCAGGAAGAGGAACGGGTCGCTGCCCTGCTTGCGGAGGCCGGCCTGACAGGTGAGGTACCTTTCGCAGTCATCCATCCTGGTAGCGGGGCCGCTGTCAAGCTCTGGCGTCCAGCGGGCTGGGCCACCTGCGCTGTGACCTTGCTACGCCACTATGGCCTCCGGCTCGTCTTGACAGGTGCCTCCCACGAGCAGGCCCTGCTTCAGGAGATTGCTACCCTGGTTCGCCAGCAGCTCCGGGCCGGCGAGACGCCGCCTGTCTTGCTCTCCACCTTGAGCGTTGGAGAGCTGGCCGCCGTTCTGCGTCGCGCGCGGCTGGTGCTCGGGGTCGATAGCGGCCCTCTGCATGTGGCCGTCTCACAGGGGACCCCCACCGTGGCCCTCTATGGCCCTGCCGACCCGTCTATCTTCGGCCCTTGGGGCAACCCCAGGCGCCATGTGGTCATTCTGGCAAGCGAGCGCTGCCCCACCTGTCCAAAACTTCCCTGCGGGCGCCTTGACATCCCGCCGCAGGCTTTGTCGGAGCATCCCTGCGTACGTCTGATCCCAGAGGAGCGCCTCCTTGCAGCGATAGAGCAACTCCTGCCAGCACGCATGTTGTAG
- the waaF gene encoding lipopolysaccharide heptosyltransferase II yields MAAREELDEYGYPLRPPARRRLRKLFIQLSKRTLLTIIYLALSSYGLLLRCARLARRHEPLNAQHFRPRRILVIRLDLIGDLVLSLTLVHALKRTYPEAEIDLLAMPSTAPIAGADPALAQIITYDPNIWRRPKALVRGQNWREAAALLRRLRARRYDLAVSVFGPWAALLALLSGARRRVGFAGEGYAGFMTDPVPGRHWQPGDRRHEVDYCLELARAAGVNLQPEDRFPRLPVDPQARLEVETLLKRLNPAIDLAERSSSAGGRRRPLVVCHVASHNGYAKRWPIPYWARLLTGLAHEAQAQLVLTGARGDLPLILAILQRLDGSTPVLNLAGETSLPQLAALMQMADLVISGDSGPMHIAAATGAPLIAIHGPTDPALSGPVSRQATIVRSGIWCSPCYDARSPADCRFHTVQCMKDVTPEQVLALAMRRLQEQWSASSSSAARPPAPHASTSSSPEQPGQCRSSL; encoded by the coding sequence ATGGCAGCAAGAGAAGAACTCGATGAATATGGCTATCCACTGCGCCCGCCAGCCCGGCGCCGCCTGCGCAAGCTGTTCATCCAGCTCAGTAAGCGCACCTTGCTGACGATCATCTATCTGGCATTGAGCAGCTATGGCTTGCTGCTGCGTTGCGCTCGCCTGGCGCGACGTCATGAGCCGCTTAACGCGCAGCATTTCAGGCCGCGGCGCATCCTGGTCATTCGCCTGGACCTGATCGGCGATCTGGTCCTCTCACTGACGTTGGTGCACGCTCTCAAGCGGACCTATCCCGAGGCGGAGATCGATCTGCTGGCGATGCCTTCAACAGCGCCAATCGCCGGCGCCGATCCCGCGCTGGCCCAGATCATTACCTACGATCCGAACATCTGGCGCCGGCCCAAAGCACTCGTTCGTGGTCAGAACTGGCGCGAGGCCGCGGCTCTCCTGCGTCGGCTACGAGCCAGGCGCTATGACCTGGCTGTGAGCGTCTTTGGCCCCTGGGCAGCGCTGCTGGCCCTCTTGAGCGGCGCCCGGCGACGGGTTGGCTTCGCCGGCGAGGGTTACGCCGGCTTTATGACCGATCCCGTTCCGGGCCGTCACTGGCAGCCCGGCGATCGCCGTCACGAAGTCGATTATTGCCTGGAGCTGGCCCGCGCGGCAGGTGTCAATCTCCAACCAGAAGATCGCTTTCCACGCCTCCCTGTTGATCCACAGGCCCGCCTTGAGGTTGAGACACTCCTCAAGCGTCTCAACCCAGCGATCGATCTCGCTGAGCGTTCCAGCTCAGCGGGAGGACGCAGGCGGCCCCTGGTGGTCTGTCACGTGGCCTCGCATAACGGCTACGCCAAGCGCTGGCCTATCCCCTACTGGGCACGCTTGCTGACAGGACTGGCGCACGAGGCTCAGGCGCAGCTGGTTCTCACGGGAGCCAGGGGCGACCTGCCACTCATTCTGGCCATCCTCCAGCGCCTGGACGGCTCCACGCCGGTGCTCAACCTGGCTGGAGAGACCAGCCTGCCTCAGCTGGCAGCCCTGATGCAGATGGCCGACCTGGTAATTAGCGGCGACAGTGGCCCGATGCACATCGCGGCGGCCACCGGGGCCCCTTTGATCGCTATTCACGGTCCGACCGATCCGGCCCTCAGTGGGCCCGTCAGCCGGCAGGCCACGATCGTGCGCAGCGGAATCTGGTGCAGTCCATGTTACGATGCTCGAAGTCCAGCTGACTGCCGCTTCCATACGGTCCAGTGCATGAAGGACGTCACCCCAGAGCAAGTGCTGGCCCTGGCCATGCGCCGCCTCCAGGAACAGTGGTCAGCGTCTTCTTCTTCTGCGGCCCGCCCTCCTGCACCGCACGCTTCCACTTCCTCCAGTCCAGAACAGCCGGGTCAGTGTCGCTCGTCTTTATGA
- a CDS encoding glycosyltransferase family 9 protein, whose amino-acid sequence MSSSKDEQQQSIRLPAEARLLVIKLASLGDLLLATPALRALRETYPQARIDLLVTPGSADLLAGWEIIDEIIVLDKYLFDSPRQVLTDPLRLGRLFPLWQRLRSAHYDAVLLLHHLTLPFGRLKHQLLVRATGARWRVGLDNGHGWFLNVRVKDEGFGAMHEADYNLAVAAAVGAHTSDRRLTVPLSEAEREQARCLLYMDEAPDPFMRPIIAMHPGSGSYSTARRWAPERFAALADTLYREVGGQLVLLGGPEEGELHQHILSLLRSGLPARSFAGKGSVKVTTAVLEQVDLFIGNDAGVMHLAAAAGTPTVAIFGLSNHRAWGPYTGGVPGRQAVVVRLDLPCMPCFYRGHELGTPEGCATRDCLAQLGVDPVATAARSLLLQAGYRPASPLHTSQPSQAGTPNEDH is encoded by the coding sequence ATGTCATCATCCAAGGACGAGCAGCAGCAGTCGATCCGCTTACCAGCGGAGGCGCGTCTCCTCGTCATCAAGTTGGCCTCGCTCGGCGACCTCTTGCTGGCTACGCCGGCCTTGCGCGCCTTGCGCGAAACCTACCCGCAGGCGCGCATCGACCTGCTTGTCACGCCTGGCTCTGCCGATCTGCTCGCCGGTTGGGAGATCATTGACGAGATCATTGTTCTCGACAAATACCTGTTCGATTCTCCCAGGCAGGTCTTGACCGATCCGCTCCGGCTCGGGCGCCTCTTCCCGCTCTGGCAACGCCTGCGCAGCGCCCATTACGACGCCGTGCTGCTCCTGCACCACCTGACCCTCCCCTTTGGTCGTCTGAAACACCAGCTTCTGGTGCGCGCCACCGGAGCGCGCTGGCGCGTTGGCCTGGATAACGGGCACGGTTGGTTTCTGAATGTACGGGTCAAAGACGAAGGTTTCGGGGCCATGCATGAAGCTGACTACAACCTGGCCGTTGCCGCCGCCGTCGGCGCCCACACCAGCGACCGTCGTCTGACCGTCCCTCTGAGCGAGGCAGAGCGGGAGCAGGCCCGCTGCCTGCTCTATATGGACGAGGCCCCCGATCCTTTTATGCGCCCGATTATCGCTATGCACCCGGGCAGCGGCAGCTACAGCACGGCTCGCCGCTGGGCCCCCGAGCGCTTTGCCGCTCTGGCGGATACCCTTTATCGCGAGGTTGGCGGACAACTGGTACTACTCGGAGGACCAGAGGAAGGCGAGCTGCATCAGCATATCCTGAGCTTGCTGCGCTCGGGCCTGCCAGCGCGCAGCTTCGCCGGCAAAGGGAGCGTCAAAGTCACGACAGCCGTCCTGGAACAGGTCGACCTCTTTATCGGCAACGACGCAGGCGTCATGCACCTGGCCGCTGCCGCCGGAACACCTACCGTTGCTATTTTCGGCCTTTCCAACCATCGCGCCTGGGGTCCCTATACCGGCGGCGTGCCTGGAAGACAGGCGGTCGTCGTACGCCTTGACCTGCCCTGCATGCCCTGCTTCTACCGCGGCCATGAGCTGGGCACCCCCGAGGGCTGCGCTACCCGCGACTGCCTGGCCCAACTTGGCGTCGATCCGGTCGCTACCGCAGCGCGCAGCCTTTTACTCCAGGCCGGCTACCGTCCCGCCTCGCCCCTTCACACCTCTCAGCCTTCCCAAGCGGGCACGCCCAATGAGGACCACTGA
- a CDS encoding radical SAM protein produces MKEPYLVYSTAQGEVREERGLRALAFDGSPLRAEELIPLPDGATLSMLPGRLPVGLDAAGQRRSLQRRGVWALAALLPIGYTRTHLPAYSKGPASEPLPFFGYCAVAGLKGRLFVAALRTDDPHKWHPRAFPRRTLERLVQEKLAAYPHNRVVKQHAHCALDYYCPTASNLFFGRWEMAIAVSPGCNARCVGCISKQEEEQLISPQDRLTFVPTVEEIVEVAVPHLERAEEAIVSFGQGCEGEPLLQWRRIEQAIREIRRRTECGVININTNASNPRWLQRLYDAGLDMLRASTISGREETYTAYYRPIGYTLADVKESLKRARDAGVYASINLLCFPGLIDREREVEALLAFVRETGLRLIQLRNLNIDPEVLLPRLPALDSLGKALGMRTLIEILRQELPEVEIGNFSRPVKRCTGQPAGNQAEAGARV; encoded by the coding sequence ATGAAGGAACCGTATCTTGTTTATTCGACGGCGCAGGGGGAGGTCCGTGAAGAGCGGGGGCTGCGCGCGCTGGCCTTTGATGGGAGCCCGCTCCGAGCTGAGGAGCTGATCCCTCTCCCTGATGGGGCGACGCTCTCGATGCTTCCTGGTCGCTTGCCTGTGGGGCTGGACGCGGCTGGTCAGCGTCGCTCGCTGCAGCGTCGGGGGGTTTGGGCTCTGGCGGCTCTGCTGCCGATTGGCTATACACGCACTCATCTGCCAGCTTATAGCAAGGGGCCCGCGAGTGAGCCGCTCCCCTTTTTCGGCTACTGCGCTGTGGCTGGCCTGAAGGGACGGCTCTTTGTGGCAGCTCTGCGAACCGATGATCCGCACAAATGGCATCCACGGGCCTTCCCGCGCCGTACCCTGGAGCGTCTTGTTCAGGAGAAGCTGGCGGCCTATCCTCACAATCGTGTGGTGAAGCAACACGCCCATTGTGCGCTCGACTACTATTGTCCAACGGCCAGTAATCTGTTTTTTGGCCGCTGGGAGATGGCTATTGCGGTTTCTCCTGGTTGCAATGCTCGCTGTGTAGGCTGCATCTCGAAGCAGGAGGAGGAGCAGCTGATTTCACCCCAGGATCGCCTGACCTTTGTGCCGACAGTGGAGGAGATAGTGGAGGTGGCCGTCCCCCATCTGGAGCGGGCTGAGGAGGCAATTGTGAGTTTTGGTCAGGGGTGCGAGGGCGAGCCGTTGCTGCAGTGGCGCCGTATCGAGCAGGCCATCCGCGAGATCCGCCGGCGGACGGAGTGCGGCGTCATTAATATCAATACCAATGCGAGCAATCCGCGCTGGCTACAGCGCCTCTATGATGCCGGCCTCGATATGCTGCGGGCCAGCACCATCTCTGGCCGCGAAGAGACCTATACAGCCTATTATCGTCCGATTGGGTATACGCTGGCTGATGTGAAAGAGTCGCTCAAGCGCGCTCGCGATGCTGGCGTCTATGCCTCTATCAATCTACTTTGCTTCCCTGGGCTGATCGATCGCGAGCGCGAGGTGGAGGCACTCTTGGCCTTTGTGCGTGAGACGGGCCTGCGCCTGATCCAGCTCCGTAATCTGAACATCGATCCCGAGGTGCTCTTGCCGCGTCTTCCAGCTCTCGATTCGCTCGGTAAGGCCCTGGGCATGCGCACCCTGATTGAGATTCTGCGTCAGGAGCTGCCCGAGGTTGAGATCGGCAATTTCTCGCGTCCCGTCAAGCGTTGTACCGGTCAGCCTGCTGGCAACCAGGCCGAGGCTGGCGCCAGGGTTTAG
- the aroA gene encoding 3-phosphoshikimate 1-carboxyvinyltransferase, whose product MEQRDARTTAAGKPGRSLSVAPTMLLRGEPSFPSSKYYTLRYLLAATLAEGESQILFPALSEDSEALFRGCRALGAQLDWLGGPGERLQVRGVGRPRAAGAVTINVGNAGAVLRLLLGVAAWLPQVTFVTDQPQSLGRRPNRELLQALEALGVRVEAQGPEGYLPITLYGGQPHGGRVMVSGARSSQYVSALLFLAPLLAEPLTIEVVDGLTSQVMVQLTLKVLRQAGIVIEHDAALRRFLVPAPQAYRAGTYVVPGDYPSAAALLAACAAMPDPASELRLGRLPAGEEDGEALVAALLALGCDLRREGETLYVRGGRPLRGLELDGSRMIDCIPVLVALACFAEGRTVFYNVENLHYKESDRINDLCAELQRAGCRVTPLPDAIVVEGQPEGVEGGVWVDGHSDHRLLQALTIVGMRSRRGLSLRGVEHVAKSFPHFFSELQRLGAVVSPALSW is encoded by the coding sequence ATGGAACAACGAGACGCGAGAACCACAGCGGCGGGCAAACCAGGGCGCAGTCTCTCAGTTGCGCCGACGATGTTGCTGCGGGGGGAACCGTCGTTTCCCTCTTCCAAGTACTATACCTTGCGTTACCTGTTGGCGGCAACCCTGGCCGAGGGGGAGAGCCAGATTCTCTTCCCTGCTCTTAGTGAGGATAGCGAGGCGCTTTTCCGGGGCTGCCGGGCTTTGGGGGCGCAGCTCGACTGGCTGGGAGGGCCGGGTGAGCGCTTGCAGGTCAGAGGGGTGGGACGACCGCGGGCTGCGGGTGCGGTCACTATCAACGTCGGCAATGCCGGAGCGGTGCTACGCCTCTTGCTCGGCGTCGCGGCCTGGCTGCCCCAGGTGACCTTTGTGACCGATCAGCCGCAGTCGCTGGGGCGCAGGCCAAATCGCGAATTGCTGCAGGCCTTGGAAGCGCTGGGCGTGCGGGTTGAGGCTCAAGGGCCGGAGGGCTATTTGCCGATCACGCTCTATGGCGGCCAGCCGCATGGCGGTCGGGTTATGGTCTCGGGAGCGCGCAGCTCCCAATATGTGAGCGCTTTGCTCTTTCTGGCCCCTTTGCTCGCTGAGCCGCTGACGATCGAGGTCGTTGACGGTTTAACCTCTCAGGTGATGGTGCAGCTGACGCTCAAAGTGCTGCGTCAGGCAGGGATTGTCATTGAGCACGATGCCGCTCTCCGGCGCTTCCTGGTGCCGGCCCCGCAGGCGTACCGCGCGGGTACCTATGTGGTACCTGGGGATTATCCTTCGGCGGCGGCGCTGCTGGCGGCCTGTGCTGCTATGCCTGATCCGGCCAGCGAGCTGCGGCTTGGCCGTTTGCCGGCGGGTGAGGAGGATGGTGAAGCGCTGGTAGCGGCGCTGCTGGCATTGGGCTGCGATCTCCGGCGTGAGGGCGAGACCTTATATGTGCGTGGCGGGCGACCTCTGCGGGGGCTGGAGCTGGATGGAAGTCGGATGATCGATTGTATTCCGGTGTTGGTGGCTCTGGCCTGCTTTGCCGAGGGGCGCACTGTCTTCTATAACGTGGAAAATCTCCACTATAAGGAGTCGGATCGCATTAACGATCTCTGCGCCGAGTTGCAGCGGGCTGGCTGCCGGGTAACTCCCTTGCCAGACGCCATTGTGGTCGAGGGGCAACCGGAGGGCGTCGAGGGTGGGGTCTGGGTCGATGGCCATAGCGACCATCGCTTGCTGCAGGCCCTGACTATTGTGGGGATGCGTAGCCGTCGCGGGCTGTCGCTGCGTGGGGTGGAGCATGTGGCCAAGAGCTTCCCGCACTTCTTCTCGGAGCTGCAGCGTCTGGGGGCAGTGGTCAGTCCTGCGCTTTCGTGGTAA